In one window of Trichoderma breve strain T069 chromosome 7 map unlocalized scaffold00008, whole genome shotgun sequence DNA:
- a CDS encoding amino acid permease domain-containing protein: MASEKRDSMTISQSHDSPSDIAPKALSNDEYQLAQLGYKQEFFRTLGLFENWAATFTTMNFISGIPMMFAFVMSTGGPEAAFANWTMVGGFSFIVSLAMAEIASALPVAGGIYYWSFYLGGKKWGPFLSWMTAWWNWAGWITVPCGVQQGATNFLISALEIQYPNAEVLTKGWFSWILTSVGILIAMLPNIISPRVLQLYFRFAILIFFSLFFAYWIWFPTKASGNFQPSSGVFQHFFNNINEGDKKQASDGYCWVISTLFGAWIFFGYDASAHLAEETKEASAVVAKGMWMATLSGWLLSIPTLILILFCIQDFDGIIAATYANNWAEYLMQLIGPAGSTAILVLLWIDSTCATASAFMSAQRVTYAISRDNVLPFSRYFRKLTSTHRMPLHAAFLVAAISIAISTAVIGSSVAFSAITAMSTIATNVSYLFPIIARQTVGAAVFVPAKWNLGRASAVIATISSVWICYLFVVLLLPQVYPVTGTTLNYAPVMIGAITLISLVGWWFLMRW; the protein is encoded by the exons atggcctcCGAGAAGAGGGACTCAATGACAATTAGTCAGAGCCATGATTCACCAAGCGATATTGCTCCAAAAGCTCTGTCTAATGATGAATATCAACTGGCACAGCTGGGGTACAAGCAAG AATTCTTCCGCACCCTGGGGCTGTTTGAGAACTGGGCAGCGACATTCACC ACTATGAACTTTATATCTGGCATTCCAATGATGTTTGCCTTTGTGATGTCCACTGGTGGCCCTGAAGCGGCGTTTGCAAACTGGACAATGGTTGGGGGCTTCTCGTTCATTGTCTCACTAGCTATGGCTGAGATTGCCTCCGCCCTTCCTGTCGCTGGTGGTATCTACTACTGGAGTTTTTACCTCGGTGGTAAGAAATGGGGACCGTTTTTGAGTTGGATGACTGCT TGGTGGAATTGGGCAGGCTGGATAACTGTTCCTTGCGGTGTCCAACAAGGTGCAACAAACTTTCTCATATCTGCTCTCGAAATACAATATCCCAACGCAGAAGTTTTGACGAAAGGATGGTTTTCTTGGATACTAACTTCCGTGGGCATTCTGATCGCCATGCTTCCAAATATCATCAGCCCGCGAGTCTT GCAACTCTACTTCCGCTTTGCCATTCtaatattcttttctcttttctttgcctACTGGATATGGTTTCCAACGAAG GCCAGCGGAAATTTCCAACCATCGTCCGGGGTGTTTCAACACTTTTTTAACAATATCAACGAGGGTGACAAAAAACAAGCTTCGGATGGATACTGCTGGGTTATTTCGACACTTTTC GGAGCGTGGATATTCTTTGG GTATGATGCGTCTGCACATTTAGCGGAGGAGACAAAAGAGGCTTCGGCAGTCGTGGCAAAGGGAATGTGGATGGCAACACTATCTGGTTGGCTTCTCTCTATCCCAACCTTGATCCTCATTCTCTTTTGCATCCAAGACTTCGATGGAATCATCGCCG CAACGTACGCGAACAACTGGGCTGAATATCTTATGCAGCTCATCGGCCCTGCAGGTTCCACGGCTATCCTTGTCCTCTTGTGGATCGACAGCACTTGCGCAACGGCTTCGGCCTTTATGTCTGCACAG CGCGTAACATATGCCATATCTCGTGACAATGTCTTACCTTTCTCACGATACTTTCGGAAACTAACTTCTACCCACCGCATGCCCCTCCATGCTGCCTTCCTTGTCGCCGCCATCTCTATTGCTATTTCGACCGCTGTCATTGGTTCGTCTGTCGCATTTTCTGCTATTACAGCTATGTCGACTATTGCCACCAACGTCAGCTACCTCTTCCCTATCATAGCCCGCCAAACCGTCGGCGCTGCGGTTTTCGTACCAGCCAAATGGAATTTGGGCCGGGCTAGCGCAGTTATTGCTACAATCTCAAGTGTTTGGATTTGCTATCTCTTTGTTGTTCTATTGTTGCCGCAGGTGTATCCTGTCACTGGA ACGACATTGAACTATGCACCAGTTATGATTGGAGCTATCACTTTAATTTCCTTGGTGGGCTGG TGGTTTCTAATGAGATGGTGA
- a CDS encoding x-Pro dipeptidyl-peptidase (S15 family) domain-containing protein produces MTTTSERFREQFPDLLWKKLPSPEEHPTYTWHGFEPNKKVLLEKGHTRWPGRLPFSVDSIMERDVAVPMRDGIKIYADIFRPANTDVDEKVPAILAFSPYGKTGTGVPNYDIMGPHRIGLKLEDTSGYEKFEGPDPATWMQYGYAIINVDARGAGKSEGDVVFYGPQEAEDVYDAIDYISKQSWCSGSVGMAGNSWLAISQINFASRHEHPALKALAPWEGRHDVYRDTLGRGGRKHNPGLHRFLLSGFAGAGSVENMPEMFAKRPFFDDYWESKYIHTENINVPIYLLASFSSQLHTRGSFHTFRTAKTSEKWLRVHRYQEWYDLYRPEANADLKKFYDRFLKGIQNGWETDTPPVRLSLLGFEADGSITKSIEERPEQEWPLARQQLKTLYLDSTLNQLVWEKPAIEGSTTHLAEGLTDSSNFTIHFQQQTEIAGYAKVKLWISCKEHDDLDVAVQIRKISPDGRLLEHLNYPCPVPVSEVRNDNIAKCLGPQGFLRASHRVTKDMELSTAQEVVYKHDRREPIPMGKIVDLEITLWPMGMVFAPGEGIMLRVAGYDMCYPDTNRIQPAYDNNENVGNHTIYSGGKYDSQLILPFI; encoded by the exons ATGACCACAACTTCCGAAAGATTTCGTGAGCAGTTCCCTGATCTGCTATGGAAGAAGTTGCCTTCTCCAGAGGAACACCCTACCTACACTTGGCATGGTTTTGAGCCCAACAAAAAAGTCCTGCTGGAAAAGGGTCATACTCGTTGGCCTGGCCGACTCCCGTTTTCTGTTGACAGCATTATGGAAAGGGACGTGGCTGTGCCTATGCGCGATGGTATTAAGATTTACGCTGACATCTTCCGCCCGGCAAATACGGACGTGGATGAAAAAGTCCCTGCTATCCTCGCGTTTAGCCCATATGGCAAGACGGGTACTGGTGTACCCAACTACGACATCATGGGACCCCATCGTATTGGCCTTAAGCTTGAGGATACGTCCGGATATGAAAAGTTTGAGGGCCCTGACCCTGCGACTTGGATGCAGTATGGATATGCCATAATCAATGTTGATGCTAGAGGTGCAGGGAAGTCTGAAGGTGACGTGGTCTTCTACGGCCCGCaggaagctgaagatgtttATGATGCCATCGACTATATTTCTAAGCAGTCGTGGTGCAGCGGTTCGGTGGGAATGGCTGGTAACTCGTGGTTAGCCATCTCGCAAATCAACTTCGCGTCGCGTCATGAGCACCCAGCACTGAAGGCGCTGGCCCCTTGGGAAGGTCGACACGACGTATATCGAGACACCCTCGGtagaggggggagaaaacATAACCCTGGCCTCCACAGATTTCTCTTGTCGGGCTTTGCTGGTGCGGGTTCAGTGGAGAATATGCCAGAGATGTTTGCCAAACGGCCCTTTTTCGACGACTACTGGGAAAgcaagtacatacatacagaGAACATCAACGTTCCAATCTACCTACTggcctctttctcctcccaaCTCCATACTCGTGGATCTTTCCATACTTTCCGCACGGCGAAGACATCAGAAAAGTGGCTTCGAGTCCATCGCTATCAAGAATGGTATGACTTATATCGGCCAGAAGCAAATGCAGATCTCAAAAAGTTCTACGACCGATTCCTGAAAGGTATCCAAAATGGTTGGGAAACGGATACTCCTCCTGTTCGCTTATCTCTTCTTGGATTCGAAGCAGATGGGAGTATCACCAAGTCCATCGAAGAACGGCCAGAGCAGGAGTGGCCATTGGCTCGACAGCAGCTCAAGACATTATACCTTGATTCCACATTAAATCAGCTCGTATGGGAGAAGCCAGCCATAGAGGGGTCAACCACGCACCTTGCCGAAGGTCTAACGGATAGCTCG AACTTTACTATTCATTTTCAGCAACAGACAGAAATTGCTGGCTATGCAAAGGTCAAGCTCTGGATATCGTGTAAAGAGCACGATGACCTTGACGTCGCAGTTCAGATCCGCAAGATCTCACCAGACGGCAGATTACTCGAACATCTCAATTACCCCTGCCCTGTGCCAGTCTCTGAAGTTAGAAACGACAACATCGCAAAGTGCCTTGGCCCTCAGGGCTTCCTTCGCGCTTCACACAGAGTTACTAAGGATATGGAGCTATCAACAGCCCAAGAGGTAGTGTATAAACATGATAGGCGGGAACCAATTCCTATGGGTAAAATCGTGGATTTGGAAATCACTCTATGGCCGATGGGTATGGTATTTGCGCCGGGTGAGGGTATTATGCTGCGTGTGGCAGGGTATGATATGTGCTATCCTGATACAAATAGGATACAGCCGGCATATGATAACAACGAGAATGTTGGTAATCATACAATCTACAGTGGTGGGAAATACGACTCCCAGTTAATCCTGCCGTTTATTTAG
- a CDS encoding flavin-binding monooxygenase-like domain-containing protein: MENNNSYFSPEKRPSNWVPLLNEPSRQERKLRVVCIGGGWSGITLAHKLTHELKWNHFIDLQIYEKNPDLGGTWYENRYPGAACDVPAHIYVFPFEPNPNWTTFYANSPEIWQYMKDTAKKWDLERHMLFNSKVIDSIWDENSGKWLLKIDHQGEVIEDECDILVNATGFLHKWSWPNIEGLHSFKGKLVHTANWDQSLDWTGQRMALIGNGSSAIQVLPQVQKTSKMVTTYVRSPTWIAANFLNQFSEDGSKVFTEDQRKEFRENPEKLFQLRKKLEHGFNELFKAMVIGRPEQQELDREHNEIMRQRLRQNPELIDRLIPRFTAGCRRLTPGDGYLEALQEDNVKTIWSPIIRVTEKGILTAEGEEEFDIIVTATGFDVSYKPNWNLVGRNGATLGKLWANDPLSYLGIAAPEHPNYFIFAGPNTPVAHGVFPGSCDAMATYILKWCRKIASEDIKSVCVLPNVVDDLDVWSQEMLSQTVWAAPCRSWYKNGRTDGRITALHAGSVIHYRELLEEIRGEDFQIEYRSPNRFRFLGNGFTKKDMNGDDLGYYLQGPVAANSVDGRWLYNVSSLVQDVPANQQFT, from the exons ATGGAGAACAATAACTCTTATTTTTCACCAGAGAAGCGACCTTCAAACTGGGTCCCTCTCTTGAATGAGCCCTCCAGACAGGAACGTAAACTTCGCGTTGTATGCATCGGTGGCGGTTGGTCTGGAATAACCTTGGCTCACAAGCTCACGCACGAACTAAAATGGAACCACTTCATTGATCTCCAGATTTACGAGAAAAACCCTGATCTTGGGGGTACATGGTATGAGAACCGGTACCCTGGAGCGGCTTG TGATGTTCCTGCAC ACATTTACGTTTTCCCGTTTGAACCCAACCCCAATTGGACCACCTTCTACGCCAACAGCCCTGAAATCTGGCAGTATATGAAAGACACTGCTAAGAAATGGGATCTCGAGCGCCACATGCTGTTCAATTCTAAAGTTATCGATTCCATTTGGGATGAGAACAGTGGTAAATGGCTACTAAAGATTGACCATCAAGGCGAAGTCATCGAGGATGAATGTGACATTCTGGTGAATGCAACTGGCTTCCTTCA TAAGTGGTCTTGGCCCAATATTGAAGGCCTACACAGCTTCAAGGGTAAACTCGTTCATACAGCGAATTG GGATCAATCGCTGGATTGGACCGGTCAAAGAATGGCTCTCATCGGTAACGGATCATCCGCTATTCAAGTTTTGCCACAGGTCCAGAAGACCTCCAAAATGGTCACAACATACGTCCGCAGCCCCACCTGGATTGCGGCGAATTTCCTCAATCAGTTTTCCGAAGATGGTAGCAAAGTTTTCACTGAAGACCAGAGAAAGGAGTTTAGAGAAAATCCAGAGAAGTTATTCCAATTGCGCAAGAAGTTGGAACATGG GTTTAACGAGCTTTTCAAGGCTATGGTCATTGGTAGACCCGAGCAACAGGAGCTTGATCGTGAGCATAATGAGATTATGCGCCAGCGCCTTCGCCAAAACCCCGAGTTGATTGATCGCTTGATCCCTAGATTCACCGCGGGATGCCGCCGCCTGACACCAGGTGATGGTTATCTGGAAGCTCTGCAAGAAGACAATGTCAAGACCATTTGGAGTCCCATAATCAGAGTAACGGAGAAAGGCATTCTGACAGCtgaaggcgaagaggaaTTCGACATCATTGTTACTGCTACTGGCTTTGATGTGAGTTACAAGCCCAACTGGAACCTTGTGGGACGCAATGGCGCTACGCTTGGTAAACTCTGGGCGAACGATCCTCTGAGCTATCTTGGGATTGCGGCTCCAGAGCACCCCAACTACTTCATTTTCGCGGGCCCTAACACTCCGGTTGCACACGGCGTATTCCCTGGCTCTTGTGATGCCATGGCTACCTATATCCTGAAGTGGTGCCGCAAGATCGCGTCAGAGGACATCAA atctgtgtgtgtgttgccTAATGTGGTAGACGACCTAGATGTGTGGTCACAAGAGATGCTGTCTCAAACTGTATGGGCTGCGCCATGCCGTAGCTGGTATAAAAATGGAAGAACCGACGGCCGCATTACTGCTCTACATGCTGGCAGTGTTATCCACTACAGAG AACTGCTCGAGGAGATTCGAGGTGAAGATTTTCAGATCGAATATCGTTCGCCGAACAGATTCCGCTTCCTTGGAAACGGATTCACGAAGAAAGATATGAATGGCGATGATCTCGGCTACTATCTTCAAGGTCCTGTCGCC GCCAATTCAGTTGATGGACGATGGCTCTATAATGTCTCCTCGCTTGTCCAAGATGTGCCCGCCAACCAACAGTTCACATGA
- a CDS encoding fungal specific transcription factor domain-containing protein, which yields MATHIQRQAPPIPGKRRPVNKTFSGCARCKSSKVKCDEAKPSCGRCVSRKLPCPGYPGMIIRWSTKHEVFNSVKDIISCSPTESNAVPDEQESAPISAIANASYKLPNSHGPAYLLDTHSPMGPMDFTDTVPSLPGVMQYQDNYQWLDTSSVVPWKKTSIPPAISHLPADLATYYFKNVCSVFSSFDSELNPFRSYVSQVFSYSAPVFNAMLSGSAARLADEKPQLKIIALQYQSQALRCIAESLKQTNKVREDTLFAIFLIGLSTAWHDGKDIGIAHFHAAQRAISSNAISARGNNQSMANFFKSALIYWEMAISIVSDEVEFSSDIEAATAEENPSMATIEARESTNPRIAPHPWTGVSSPIQAIFSRVTKVIRSLRLIDDHSDAGLLRHKKLSQDATKLEEALWSVALPDIAEIDGSGDPNTPSHHHVLLAEAYLFGSLYQIYRKFPGILRHRQEYMSSAGCPPLGPKNNPIAEWWNSLSNAASNDMFLRSLGFSVLDRLQQIPITSGTRSVQAILIFVAAGSLAIPPPFIQEPIQHDDYVSPLEAGSALEHDHVMDLRVFTISRLASLRSLVHSRPVDLMLQVIKEMYRRLDMGEEVFWIDLIREMECETMFG from the exons ATGGCAACCCATATTCAACGGCAAGCACCTCCAATACCTGGCAAAAGACGCCCGGTCAACAAGACTTTTAGTGGCTGCGCCCGTTGTAAATCCAGCAAG GTAAAATGCGATGAAGCGAAACCCAGCTGCGGCCGCTGCGTTTCAAGAAAGCTACCATGTCCGGGTTATCCAGGCATGATAATACGATGGTCTACAAAGCACGAAGTGTTCAATAGCGTAAAAG ATATAATATCGTGTTCCCCAACTGAGAGTAATGCTGTGCCCGACGAACAAGAGAGTGCTCCAATATCGGCGATCGCAAACGCATCTTACAAGCTCCCGAATAGTCATGGCCCGGCCTATTTGTTGGACACGCATAGCCCCATGGGCCCCATGGACTTTACAGACACTGTTCCATCATTGCCGGGCGTGATGCAATACCAGGACAATTACCAGTGGCTAGATACTTCTTCAGTTGTCCCATGGAAGAAGACTTCTATCCCGCCGGCCATTAGCCACCTTCCAGCAGATTTGGCAACATATTATTTCAAGAACGTCTGTTCGGTTTTCTCCAGTTTTGACTCGGAACTTAATCCGTTTCGGTCATATGTTTCCCAAGTCTTCTCGTACTCTGCGCCTGTATTCAATGCAATGCTGAGCGGTTCTGCGGCAAGACTAGCGGACGAGAAACCACAGCTGAAAATTATCGCTCTGCAATATCAGAGTCAGGCCTTGAGATGCATCGCAGAGAGTCTAAAACAAACGAACAAAGTCCGCGAAGACACCCTATTCGCAATATTCCTCATAGGATTGAGTACAGCATGGCACGATGGAAAGGATATCGGCATCGCTCACTTCCATGCTGCCCAGCGAGCCATCTCATCAAATGCAATATCCGCGAGAGGGAACAACCAGTCAATggccaacttcttcaagtcTGCTCTCATCTATTGGGAAATGGCTATTAGTATAGTCAGTGATGAAGTAGAGTTCAGTTCCGACATAGAGGCTGCCACAGCGGAAGAAAATCCTAGTATGGCAACCATAGAAGCAAGAGAGTCCACCAATCCTCGTATAGCTCCACACCCATGGACTGGGGTGTCATCACCTATCCAAGCTATCTTCAGTCGAGTCACAAAGGTCATCCGGTCATTGAGGCTGATTGATGATCACTCTGATGCTGGCCTACTCCGACACAAGAAACTCAGCCAAGACGCTACTAAACTAGAAGAAGCTCTCTGGTCTGTTGCATTGCCAGATATCGCGGAAATCGATGGTTCGGGAGATCCTAACACGCCATCACACCACCACGTTCTTCTCGCGGAGGCATACCTCTTTGGTAGCTTATATCAGATATATCGCAAGTTTCCCGGCATTCTACGGCACCGCCAAGAGTATATGTCATCTGCTGGCTGCCCTCCGTTAGGACCCAAGAACAATCCGATAGCCGAATGGTGGAACTCGCTGTCTAATGCCGCTTCTAATGATATGTTTCTACGCTCTCTCGGGTTTAGCGTACTTGATCGCCTACAACAGATTCCAATCACATCTGGCACAAGGTCTGTTCAAGCCATTTTAATATTTGTCGCCGCCGGTTCGCTGGCCATACCACCTCCATTCATTCAAGAGCCTATTCAACACGATGATTATGTATCACCTCTTGAAGCAGGTTCGGCTTTAGAGCACGATCATGTCATGGATTTACGAGTCTTCACAATTTCCCGGCTGGCATCCCTCCGGTCACTGGTCCATTCGCGACCAGTTGATCTAATGTTACAAGTCATCAAGGAGATGTATCGACGTCTTGATatgggagaagaagtttTTTGGATTGATCTTATTCGCGAAATGGAGTGTGAGACTATGTTTGGGTAG
- a CDS encoding sugar transporter domain-containing protein: MSDPVEPKPAESKAHDGALDTEKEVQVENAGGGHIDEKADAQFDENAKVADYKADAIEAENAEHNMTVLEAVRAYPMASFWAFVMSFTIIMESYDVFLCNNFLALGAFRAKYGQPVDDIPENNVIVTKWQSALSVSGQLGALIGVCLAGYLTSWLGYRYATLTGLMLLNVFIFAFYYAESMPVIFAAQILEGIPWGIFIANAPAYCSEIVPIPLRAPCTQMLQMFWAIGSIIVGAVTYSYQGVDGALSYKLPIALQWMFPTPLAILIFLAPESPWWLVRKGRLQEAEHAVGRLGRRSRLNTGETVAMMRRVVELEATSKPPSYIELFKGTDLYRTLIVCGVYAAQNLTGNLIANQAVYFFEQAGMSNKTAFAMGLITSALQMIFVMLSWILTTYLGRRTIYLWGSAINVIFLIALGVAGSVGKSNASSLAQASLGLIISVLFTLGPAPASWVIIGETSAIRLRPLTTGVGRAAYYIVEFPCIFLASWMLNPTGGNLAGRCGYVWASTGLVCYVLAYFFLPEMKHRSYREIDILFKRKVPARKWKETQIDVDEDE; encoded by the exons ATGAGTGATCCCGTCGAGCCTAAACCGGCGGAATCCAAAGCGCATGATGGCGCTTTGGACACGGAGAAGGAGGTGCAGGTAGAGAATGCTGGCGGGGGCCACATTGACGAGAAGGCAGACGCTCAATTCGACGAAAATGCGAAAGTCGCCGATTATAAGGCGGATGCCATCGAGGCAGAGAACGCGGAGCATAATATGACGGTTCTCGAGGCCGTTCGCGCGTATCCCATGGCTTCCTTTTGGGCGTTTGTTATGTCTTTCACTATT ATCATGGAGTCGTACGATGTCTTTCTCTGCAACAACTTCCTCGCTCTAGGTGCATTCAGAGCAAAGTACGGCCAGCCCGTCGATGATATCCCAGAGAACAATGTCATCGTCACCAAGTGGCAGTCTGCACTTTCAGTGTCTGGACAGCTCGGCGCCCTTATTGGCGTCTGTCTCGCGGGCTACCTTACAAGCTGGCTCGGATACCGCTACGCAACCCTAACCGGTCTCATGCTCTTGaacgtcttcatcttcgccttTTACTACGCCGAATCAATGCCCGTCATCTTCGCGGCCCAAATTCTCGAGGGCATCCCATGGGGCATCTTTATTGCCAATGCGCCGGCATACTGCAGCGAGATTGTGCCTATCCCGCTGCGAGCCCCCTGTACtcagatgctgcagatgTTCTGGGCTATTGGCAGTATTATTGTTGGTGCTGTCACCTACAGTTACCAGGGTGTTGATGGAGCTCTTTCCTATAA GCTCCCCATCGCCCTTCAATGGATGTTTCCCACCCCGCTTGCCATCCTAATATTCCTAGCTCCCGAGTCGCCATGGTGGTTGGTTCGAAAGGGACGTCTGCAAGAAGCAGAACACGCCGTTGGGCGCCTTGGACGGAGGTCCAGGCTCAACACTGGCGAGACTGTCGCTATGATGCGTCgtgttgttgagcttgaggccACCTCTAAGCCACCCAGCTACATCGAGCTCTTCAAGGGCACTGACCTATATCGTACTCTTATTGTGTGCGGTGTGTATGCGGCCCAGAATCTCACGGGTAacctcatcgccaaccaGGCCGTGTACTTCTTCGAAC AGGCCGGTATGAGCAATAAGACCGCCTTTGCCATGGGTCTTATCACTTCGGCCTTGCAGATGATCTTTGTTATGCTTTCTTGGATTCTCACCACGTACCTTGGCCGACGTACTATCTATCTCTGGGGCTCAGCTATTAATGTCATTTTCCTCATCGCCCTTGGTGTTGCCGGGTCTGTTGGAAAGAGTAATGCGAGCTCTCTAGCACAAGCCTCGCTGGGTCTTATTATCTCTGTGCTCTTTACATTGGGACCTGCTCCTGCTTCCTGGGTTATTATTGGTGAGACTTCGGCCATCCGCCTTAGGCCTCTGACAACTGGAGTGGGCCGCGCTGCGTACTATATCGTCGAATTTCCTTGCATCTTCTTAGCAAGCTGGATGCTTAACCCAACG GGTGGAAACCTCGCTGGCAGATGCGGTTACGTTTGGGCTTCTACAGGTTTAGTCTGCTACGTTCTGGCAtacttcttcttgccagagATGAAGCATCGGTCCTACCGTGAGATTGACATCCTATTCAAGCGTAAAGTTCCGGCTCGGAAATGGAAAGAGACCCagattgatgttgatgaagacgagtAG
- a CDS encoding FAD dependent oxidoreductase domain-containing protein, giving the protein MADPGLPAPNPTTSFWQSSSHPHVETAQSEALPETRDVVILGSGITGCSVAQWLLKEDDEISITVLDARGICSGATGRNGGHIRCVAVQDYDRLSRKYGHDAAVKMVRFSLSHFESIASTAREFGNRVVEDSEIREVQTVSAILSQTKMNDMTAMLKQFEEAFPDLKGQWRICGPEEATKTYGLIDATGALIGRAGAAWPYRLILGIFSSLLEKHHERFSVEQHTPATSIIRVQSNEYPYLINTPRGCIKAKHVVHCTEGHVGHLLPRLRGLVFPRRGQMTVQAPGPEFPALDGRRSWSFYFENGFDYLSQNARTGDVFLGGGDIGEDAYLSQLGESSDENENVVAKAHLVGILPSILKKALSSAGHNPRGLEVKSSWTGIMCTPLDGLPLVGKLPQEALDRPSGSHSAAEWISAGYNGYGMVNAWLCGRATAEMILKRDVSSWFPEQYLITTDRVEDLNARWASIAQSSQGLRALL; this is encoded by the exons ATGGCGGATCCTGGTTTACCGGCCCCTAATCCGACCACATCCTTTTGGCAATCCTCCTCTCATCCACACGTGGAAACTGCGCAATCAGAGGCCCTACCTGAAACAAGAGATGTGGTCATTCTTGGCTCTGGCATCACAGGATGCAGCGTTGCACAGTGGTTACtaaaagaagacgatgaaatCTCCATCACCGTTCTCGATGCTCGAGGCATCTGTTCTGGCGCCACTGGGCGGAATGGTGGACACATAAGATGTGTTGCTGTCCAAGACTATGATCGACTCTCGCGAAAATACGGTCATGATGCAGCAGTGAAGATGGTGCGTTTCTCGCTCTCCCACTTCGAAAGTATAGCTTCCACGGCTCGAGAGTTCGGGAATCGTGTAGTCGAGGACTCTGAGATTAGAGAGGTTCAAACCGTCTCCGCAATATTGAGCCAGACAAAGATGAATGATATGACTGCCATGCTTAAGCAATTTGAGGAAGCATTTCCTGATCTAAAAGGCCAATGGCGGATTTGTGGGCCAGAAGAGGCCACCAAA ACGTATGGCCTCATTGATGCAACTGGCGCACTTATTGGCCGTGCAGGCGCTGCTTGGCCATATCGGCTCATCTTGGGAATATTCAGCTCTTTACTCGAAAAGCATCATGAGCGTTTCTCGGTCGAACAACATACGCCAGCCACATCAATTATAAGAGTTCAATCCAATGAGTACCCCTACCTTATCAACACACCCAGAGGCTGcatcaaagcaaagcacGTTGTCCACTGCACTGAGGGTCATGTAGGCCATTTGCTCCCTCGCCTTCGAGGTCTCGTTTTCCCACGACGAGGTCAGATGACAGTACAGGCACCTGGACCGGAATTTCCTGCCCTAGACGGCCGGAGATCCTGGAGTTTCTATTTCGAGAATGGTTTCGACTACCTAAGCCAAAATGCACGGACGGGCGATGTATTTCTTGGAGGAGGGGATATCGGAGAAGATGCATATCTCTCCCAACTAGGCGAATCTTCAGATGAGAACGAAAACGTGGTCGCAAAGGCTCACCTAGTTGGCATTTTACCATCCATCCTTAAGAAAGCCCTCTCTTCAGCAGGACATAACCCCCGGGGGCTTGAAGTAAAATCTTCGTGGACTGGCATAATGTGCACACCACTTGACGGGCTTCCACTGGTTGGAAAGCTCCCACAAGAAGCACTTGATCGCCCCAGTGGTAGCCATTCTGCAGCAGAGTGGATCAGTGCTGGGTACAATGGGTACGGCATGGTGAACGCCTGGCTCTGTGGTAGAGCAACAGCAGAAATGATCTTAAAGAGGGATGTTAGCTCATGGTTCCCAGAGCAATATCTCATCACCACGGATAGAGTGGAAGATTTAAATGCCCGCTGGGCATCGATCGCACAATCTTCTCAAGGTCTTCGGGCCTTGTTGTAG